A portion of the Meiothermus sp. Pnk-1 genome contains these proteins:
- a CDS encoding IS3 family transposase gives MRRELGPGVNAFLRLLGMSKGAYYRRKRKGHEDQEGVPGAKGSCQRPCPKREAIRDQARQVALTFPTYGYRKVWAELLRRGVVATESTVYRVLQGEGLLLPRKGGRRKDPGQGGEPEPPSPSGWAWCSAPTVPCGGWWRARGAQALGAIAFST, from the coding sequence GTGCGCCGGGAACTCGGCCCTGGGGTCAACGCCTTCCTGCGCCTTTTGGGGATGAGCAAGGGCGCCTACTACCGGCGAAAGCGGAAGGGGCACGAAGACCAGGAGGGGGTGCCTGGGGCGAAGGGCTCCTGTCAGCGCCCTTGCCCTAAGCGGGAGGCTATTCGGGATCAGGCGCGCCAGGTGGCCCTGACCTTTCCCACCTACGGCTACCGCAAGGTCTGGGCGGAGCTTTTGCGCCGGGGGGTGGTGGCCACGGAGAGCACCGTCTACCGGGTGCTCCAGGGGGAGGGGCTCTTGCTCCCGAGGAAGGGGGGAAGGCGGAAAGACCCGGGCCAAGGAGGAGAACCCGAGCCCCCAAGCCCGAGCGGGTGGGCCTGGTGCTCAGCGCCGACGGTACCCTGTGGCGGCTGGTGGAGGGCAAGGGGAGCTCAGGCCTTGGGGGCTATCGCATTCTCAACGTGA